TCACCGAAACTGCAAAGCCAATAAAAGGTAAGGTCGACAAAAAAAGCATGCGTGCTGCCTGGGTAATAGAAGGCAACAACAATGTCGTCTACGAAGCTGGCGTCTCAAACTTGTTGCAAGCACAGTGCCCAGCACTTGTGCATAAAGGCAAAGACAAAACAGAGCAATGGCTGATGGTAAAACAAGATCAAAGCCAAAAGACAAAGGCTCAACTGAGCACTAAATCAAACCAGACATAAATGATGAGAGCGCCTCTCAAAAGCCGATATTTATTAATACTGGCTACACTGAGTCTGGCGCTCACATTTATCGCCTGGGGCAGTGCACTGACCACTGGTCTATTTAGCGAGGACGAAAACCACGTCCTCTTAGCTAACTACACCGTAAACGGTCACTGGCCAATTTTACTCGAGAGCTTCACCCAGCCATGGATGCAAGCCTGCCGCTCAGCCGCTTTTTACAGACCAGTGATTGATGTATCTCTGGTAATAGACGCACTCATTTATGGCAAAAATGTCTGGGGCTATCACCTCAGCAATTTGTTTTATCATGCGCTGACATCTTTTAACGTCGGTCTCATTGCCTATCTGTTATCCAGACAATGGCAGTACAAACGCGCTAACGAAGCAGGGCTTATGGCGTCGGCACTATTTGCTGTCAATCCACTGGCGCAAGAAATACTTGCCTGGGTAGTCTGCCGCTGCGATGGATTGAGTTTGATGTTTGGCAGTCTGAGCTTTGTCCTTTATCTACTCAACTACCAGAGTAAAAATCAAAAGCTGCTCAGTCTCTCACTTTTGAGCTTTATCCTGGCTATGGGTGCTAAAGAAACAGCCCTGATTTATCCATTTATCATTTTGCTCCATGCACTAATTAGCGGTGCTGGACAAAAAATATCGACTACTCTGAGACAATCATCGGTAGCCGCTTACTTTGTTGTATTTGCTGTATTTATGGCGCTGCGCTTTTATTTTGTTGGTGGCTTTGGCAGCTATAGCTCATCGGTGGGGCAACTGCTCGACACATCAGTTATGGAGAGACTGGGCAATCTCGGCAACTGGCTGGCTTTAGCCTATCCGCTCAATGCCTCAGATCTAAATAACATAATGGAGTTATCCTGGGCCTTTGCCCTGGCTTTTGTCGCCCTTGCTATCGGTATTGCCAGCGGTGCCCTGCAAATTGCCCGGGGACAAAAGTCTGTCCTTACAAAAGTCTCAATCTTTAGCGTAGTCGGTCTATTAATGGCTCTTTTGCCATCCTATCAAATCCTCACTATGGAGCCAGGGCTAGCAAATACAAGAGCACTCTATACCCCTGCCTGTCTATTTTTGATACTGGTAGGGACACTTTTGAGTGCCACAAAAAACAAATCCGCAAGACGGCTCTGGCTTGTTTATTTTGCCTCTATATCGGCCCTGGCGGCCAGCCGTAATACCCTTGCCTGGATCGATTGCACGGCGATGAATGAGAGTCTCAAAGCCAACGTCCAAAAGTTTATCCAGCAAAACCCGGAGAGCATTTTAAGTATTGCTAATGCTCCCTACAACTATTGCGGCGGAGCGCCGCCTACAGATACATGGCAGACCAGAGTCACCGCTAGCGGTATCATGGGCGAGCTACCGGCCTTGCACAATGTTTCGACATCTACAAGTTATCTAGCCGTTCCAGATCTTATCAATCCTCAGCGTACACTGGAGCAGAGCCACTCTCAGGGAGGACGACTGGCCCTTGTGTTACCACCAGAAAGAGGTTTATTTAAGCTACTGGACACAAAAGTAACCGAGCAATACGGACAACCTCTCGACCTGGTATTTAAAGCTGAGCAGTTTATCGCTAGCACAAAGCCCAATAAGATGACTCTGCATTTTGATGCACCTCTGGCAAGTGCTGAGTTGAGGGAGCTTGAGACCAATCACCTCCTGCAAAGAGCCGAACTAGCAGAAGTGACATTGAGGCGCAAAGGCACTGGCTCCTCTCAAAACTCTACCGCCAGGATTGTCGAGCCACCAAGGCGTAACATCCTGCCGCAAAATGGACAAATGATCTTTTTTTGGCACAACGACTTGAGCAGTTGTATTGCCAGAGGAGCGGGCATTATTACCATACCGGATTTAAGTAATGACCTGGTGATTTATCGCTTCCCTCTATCGGATAGAGCCAGCTATCGGTGCGCTAGCACCAACTATGTAATCGAGCTATTTAACATCCCACAAGGCTATGACCTGGTCCAGGTGCGCCTCACTGACGGACATCAATGTGTGCCGACAATAGAACCAAACTCTGCTGTTGCTCTACACGAAGCCCTCACATATGGTGCCACATCTATACATAAGGAGCCTCTTGTTTTTGACTATGACGCTAGCTCAGTAGATGGTGCAAGCTCAGTACAATTAGAAATCCTAGAATTAGACGCGGCAATACATCATCAAAAGATATCTTACTTTGATGGCGAATTGAGCCACTCAGTAACTTTAAGCGAGCACCTGCCAGAGACAAAAGGTCAGTACATACTCGACCCATACAAACTAAAGGGCTACGGTCACTATCAGCTGCGTATCCTGGCCTTAGATAAAAGCGGTAAACCAACAGGCTACGGCAGTATGCCTCGCGATGTCGCTTTTAGACCAGCGCTCCCGCCAGATAAGCCCACTCAGGACGATGAAATAAAGCGTCTTATTTTTGACAATCGACCACCCAGACTATCTGAGCGCTTTAAAAATCCGCTCCACTAGCTACTGAGCAGGAGCTGCTTCGCCTTCGACAGGTGCAGCACCACTAGCATCAGCAGGTGCCTTTGATACTGTATAGGTCTTGTTAAAAGTCTGAGTGCCGCTTTTGACATTGAGAGTGAGGCTGGTTATACCGGCTTTTTCAAAATAGTCTTTGACTGGCTCGACAATGGTATTGCGCTGATTGGGATCTGGTAATTCCAGGTCGCAAGTCACTTCCACTGGTCCTTCAGTATTTTTATCTACTTCGGTACCCTCGCGTGTCCATTTGACTGTGCCTTTGCCGCCATTCTGGGCCAGGGCTTCATTTATTCTTTGATCAATGGTTTGACGGGCTTGGGTAAATGTAACTTTGTCCATGGGGTCTTCGACTTTAGGTGGGCGGTGCATCAACTGCCCCATACAACTGCTTTGAGCCATGACAATAAAACCAATGATGACAGCCATGATTGCCACCACAAATGGCATCACATTGACTGGAGGTTTGCGCGCTTCCGGTCCGAGCATTTTACTGACGCTACGTCTTCTTTGTTTAGTGCCGCAAGAGGGGCAGACAACTTCGTGGTCATGCAGAGGCACTTTACAAGTAGAACAATCGTACATATAAAACTCTCAGAGGGGCAATATAAATCTAACATCAAATTGCCAGCTATGGGGCATTTAAATGAACTTCTGAGTTCCGTCCACTTCGCCTTCAAAGGCCTCGAGCCGGCGCGGGTCTCTCACCGCTGTAACCGCGCCCAGAGCCAGACCGGCCACCAGTCCGCCAAGATGAGCAAAGACTGCGATAAACGGGATAATTTGATCCAGCACCACTTGAAATACTGTCATCCCCAACATAAAGCCAAGGTAGCGGCTACGCAGACCAGGTGGCAAAAATGTTTTGAGCCTGATAATAGCGACTGCACAGGCGGCAAATATTGCCTGAATAGCACCGGAGGCTCCTACTGCTAGATTTTGACTGAGTATTACGTGAGCCAGACCGCTCAATATCCCACCAACAAAAAATATGCCTAAAAATCTCGCTGAACCAAAAAGGTTTTCGGTGATGCGGCCAAAGATATAAAGAGCATAGATATTGGAGGCGATGTGCAAAATACTGGCGTGATAAAACATGTAAGTGATTAAGCGCCAGTACTGTCCATCTTTGACAACTGTTTGATAGCTAGCGCCCAAAAGCTCAGGGTCGACATTGAGAGGGCTATCAAAGCCAAGCGGCATAAGGAAGCTATTGGACAGCAAAAATACAGCAAGACAAATAAAGCTAATCACATTGACGCAGGTACTATTGCGCGCGGGCGCTAGTATTTCCTGGATAAAGGCAGCACGCTTAAACAAAAGCCAGATTTCATTTACCTGACTTGGGTTAGCTTTTGCCTTCATTGCACAATCATCGCTCAATGTCCCACTGGCTTGCTCAGCCAAAAGCGGATCCAACATCGCCCTGATGCGCTTGAGATAAAGACCTTGCGGTGTTTCGGCCAGAGCCTTTTCAAAAGTCTCTTTGGCCTTTAAGCGCTCACCGTTAACCAGATAAAGACGGCCCTGCCAGTAATCAATCATCACCGGTGGTGCTTTAGCTTTGACCGCTTCCATCACTTTAGTGAGATGATCAAAACTTTGTTGTGAGCCTGATAGTGCAAAATAGGGCATCAAATTGGTTGCCAATGTAGGCAAAGGATAAATGATCTCATCGAGATGCACAGCCTTTATACAGGCACTAGCCTGATCAAAATCCTGCAGCTCCAGGTAAGCGCGACTGGCCTGAAAGTGTGTAGAAGGACTGAGAAATTTTGGATTTTGACCAAAGCTCTCATAGGTAGCCCTGGCATCTTGCCACTGCCAGAGGATACATTGACCAGCCAATCTATAACTATCTGGTGTGTTGGCGAGTTGTTTGGGCAGCTTACGGTAAGCTTTCCACTTATCCAGTAAAGCAAAGCCTTCACTGGCTTTGTCCTCCAAAAAGCTGGCATAGGCCAGATAAATATCTTGCCAAAATAGACCAGGGGTGCCCCAATTGAGCCAGGGATAGACTCGCGCCCAACTCTCTAGAGCAACACTATTGAGAGTATTAATGGCTTGAGCAGTGCGGTAATTTGTGATGATTGCTGGCACATGAAAAAACAGAAAAAGACACCAGCCAATCCACAAAGCAAGCTGCGCGTCACCAAGCAATGCTGGCACGACAACGCCACTTATTACTATCAAAGGCTGCAAAATAGAAAGCAGCGCCCAGGGCAGAGGCTGCATCAATCTAATGCCCAGAGACAGACCAGACAGTATGAGCAAAAGCCAGAGTCTGTGGTCTTCTAATAAAATCATTTAGAGTTAGCTTTGCTGGCTGATCCCAGAGCGCCGGCATTTTTTGTTTTGAGATGAGCAGGGATAGCTTTGACAAAGCGCTCGGTAATAAGCTGTGGTCTGGTGATGGCAGAGCCTACGACCACTGCAAAAGCTCCGATTTCAAAAGCCTTTGTAATTTGCTCTGGGTGCCAAACCCGACCCTCTAAGATCACGGGGACATCAAGCCGGTCTACAAATTGACGCAATAGCTCAAGACCGGGACCATGCTCTGGTGGCAGAGCCGTCTCAGCAGTGTAGCCAAATAGTGTGGTGGAGACGATATCGGCACCGCAGGCGGCGGCAGCCTCGCCTTCGGCAAAAGTAGCACAATCAGCCCAGACTGGTTTGTGCAAATCACGATGGATGCGTTCGATTGTCTCAGCTAGAGTCATATCATCGAGTCTGCGTCTACCTGTAGCATCAAGTGCGATGATATCAGCACCGGCATCGGCCAGCGCCCTGGCATCAGCAAAAGTAGCAGTGATATAGCTTGTGGTCAGTTTTTGATCTTCGGCAATATCAGCTTTTGTCAGACCGACTATGGGCAAATGCACTTTGTAGAGCGCGTCCACTGCCTGTCTGACAAAAGCAATATTTTCTACACCCTCGAGCCTAAGCGCCCTGGCGCCGCCATTCAGTGCTGAGAGAGAGAGCGCCAGGATATGCTCAGGTTTGCACAGAGGCTCACCTTTAGATGCCTGACAGCTGACAATCAAATTACCCGAAAGCGCGTCAAATAAATGACTGTAGCTTTCATTGATTCTTACCACGAGATTCCTTTCAACTGGTCCACTATTACTGGACATTAGGGTTGAGATTGAGACAGATAAACTTGGGCTGAGTCATCTCAGTCAAAGCATAACGTACTCCCTCAAGTCCAAGTCCTGACTCTTTGCGTCCGCCGTAGGGCATATGGTCTGCTCTAAATGTAGGACTATCGTTAACAATTACACCACCGGCATCGATACCACGAGCAAGCTTAAATGCTACATCCATATTGGAGGTAAAGACAGCGGCTTGCAAACCGTATTTGGAGTCATTCATTTTAGCCAGAGCATCATCTATGGTGTCGTATTTCATTACAGATACAACTGGACCAAAGACTTCTTCACAGACCACATCCATCTTAGCTGTTGTATCAGCAAGTATAGCTGGCTCGACAATATTATTGCCTTTGCTGGCACCACCAGCCACCAGGGTCGCTCCCGCTTTTACAGCCTGACTGACCATATCTACAGTCTTGTCCACTGAGCTTTTGTCTATTAGTGGACCGACATCAGTGCCATCGTCCATGGGGTCACCGACTTTGAGGTCGCTTACCAGATCTTTAAAGAGCTGCATAAATTTGTCATAGACACCGCTTTGCACATAAACACGCTGTACCGAGATGCAAATTTGTCCAGCGTGGGCATAACCGCCACGGCATGCGGCTTTGGCCGCGGCTACCAGATCGGCGTCACTGTGCACCACGATACCAGCATTACCACCAAGCTCCAGAATAACTCTAACACCAGGCCATACTTCGCCTCTCAGGCGCCAGCCGACTTCCTGGCTGCCAGTAAAAGTAAGCACAGCAATACGCTTATCTTTAACCAGCGCATTGCCTTTAGCACCGCGGCAGGGAGTGACAATCAATGCCCCATCAGGCAGTCCCGCTTGCTTGAGTAGCTCAGCCAGCTTAAAGCTCGATACTGGCGTATTACTCGATGGCTTGAGCACTACTGTATTACCAGCAGCTAGAGCCGGTGCCAGTTTGTGGGCCACTAGATTGAGAGGGAAGTTAAAAGGAGTAACAGCAGCAACAACACCAACTGGCTCACGTAAAATCATAC
Above is a window of Candidatus Obscuribacter sp. DNA encoding:
- a CDS encoding rhomboid family intramembrane serine protease — encoded protein: MILLEDHRLWLLLILSGLSLGIRLMQPLPWALLSILQPLIVISGVVVPALLGDAQLALWIGWCLFLFFHVPAIITNYRTAQAINTLNSVALESWARVYPWLNWGTPGLFWQDIYLAYASFLEDKASEGFALLDKWKAYRKLPKQLANTPDSYRLAGQCILWQWQDARATYESFGQNPKFLSPSTHFQASRAYLELQDFDQASACIKAVHLDEIIYPLPTLATNLMPYFALSGSQQSFDHLTKVMEAVKAKAPPVMIDYWQGRLYLVNGERLKAKETFEKALAETPQGLYLKRIRAMLDPLLAEQASGTLSDDCAMKAKANPSQVNEIWLLFKRAAFIQEILAPARNSTCVNVISFICLAVFLLSNSFLMPLGFDSPLNVDPELLGASYQTVVKDGQYWRLITYMFYHASILHIASNIYALYIFGRITENLFGSARFLGIFFVGGILSGLAHVILSQNLAVGASGAIQAIFAACAVAIIRLKTFLPPGLRSRYLGFMLGMTVFQVVLDQIIPFIAVFAHLGGLVAGLALGAVTAVRDPRRLEAFEGEVDGTQKFI
- a CDS encoding N-acetylmannosamine-6-phosphate 2-epimerase, producing MVRINESYSHLFDALSGNLIVSCQASKGEPLCKPEHILALSLSALNGGARALRLEGVENIAFVRQAVDALYKVHLPIVGLTKADIAEDQKLTTSYITATFADARALADAGADIIALDATGRRRLDDMTLAETIERIHRDLHKPVWADCATFAEGEAAAACGADIVSTTLFGYTAETALPPEHGPGLELLRQFVDRLDVPVILEGRVWHPEQITKAFEIGAFAVVVGSAITRPQLITERFVKAIPAHLKTKNAGALGSASKANSK
- a CDS encoding aldehyde dehydrogenase family protein, which produces MIKDIVKYPLSIQGFDTKEFADVKSPYTGEVFACVGQADEKAIDAALTLSQATFHSTMKVMPAYKRSAILAKTSELITANLEDLAQTIALEGGKPIKDARLEVSRAANTFMIASREAVRLDGEQLAMDNLPGNEARVGMILREPVGVVAAVTPFNFPLNLVAHKLAPALAAGNTVVLKPSSNTPVSSFKLAELLKQAGLPDGALIVTPCRGAKGNALVKDKRIAVLTFTGSQEVGWRLRGEVWPGVRVILELGGNAGIVVHSDADLVAAAKAACRGGYAHAGQICISVQRVYVQSGVYDKFMQLFKDLVSDLKVGDPMDDGTDVGPLIDKSSVDKTVDMVSQAVKAGATLVAGGASKGNNIVEPAILADTTAKMDVVCEEVFGPVVSVMKYDTIDDALAKMNDSKYGLQAAVFTSNMDVAFKLARGIDAGGVIVNDSPTFRADHMPYGGRKESGLGLEGVRYALTEMTQPKFICLNLNPNVQ